The following DNA comes from Papaver somniferum cultivar HN1 chromosome 4, ASM357369v1, whole genome shotgun sequence.
ATTACATAAAGTCAAAACGATGTAATCCTAGTTCCCAAAAAGTCTTCATCTTGGATAATTGTATCTCTAATAGAATAGTAAAATAATTTGACATCgataccacatgcacgactagaAAGCGATACTACCACGATGCACGACTAGAAAGCGATACTCTTCTGCACCGCATGAAAGTCAGTAGTTACTAGTTACTTGGTTTGCAAACGATTGGGCTTTCATTTTGCTACAAGACCCAACCTACCGGTTAACATAATGTCGTAATATAAGAGCCCATTtatatttaatttgaattttaaaTTTCAAACTCGAATCCAACCAAAATCACTAGTCAAGATGTACTTCATTCTAATTAAACTAATCACCTCCAAATCCTTAAAATCTAATCACCTTTACAGGAAACCCCCGAAAGAAAACAAAGGGCAAAAAGAAACTGCGCCACTCGCATCAATCAATCATCTCCCCTTAGAGAGAGatagagaagagaaaaaagagagagagagccacaaagagaagaaaagagagagatctgaGAAAATTTTCTGTGTAGAGAAAGAAGATGGGGAAAGATTTGAGTGAAGATCAAGTAGCTTCAATGAAAGAAGCATTTACCTTATTCGATACAGATGGTGATGGTAAAATAGCAGCATCAGAATTAGGGATCTTAATGAGATCTCTTGGTGGTAATCCAACACAAGCACAATTAAAAGATATTGTACATCAAGAAAATCTAACAACACCTTTTGATTTCCCTAGGTTTCTTGATCTTATGTCTAAACATATGAAACCTGAACCATTTGATCGTCAACTTCGTGATGCTTTTAAAGTACTTGATAAAGATTCTACTGGTTTTGTTGCTGTTTCTGATCTGCGTCATGTGCTAACTAGTATTGGTGAGAAACTTGAGGCTGCTGAGTTTGATGAATGGATCCGTGAAGTTGATGTTGGATCTGATGGTCGTATTCGTTATGATGATTTCATTCTCAGAATGGTTGCCAAGTAATTTTGAATCTGTAAACAAATCCCTTATCTCTCTCTAATTTTATCTGCATTTTTATCATTTTtgggaaatttagggtttgttgttttaTATTCCTGAAACTCTGAAACTAACCTTTCAAAGTCTTATATCTCTACTCTTGTGTTTAGGGTTTGCTTGTGTGCATAAGGGTATATGtaatgtgtttgtttatgttgttCTCTGTGAAACAATTTCTTAATGTAATTTGGCTTTTGCCTTTCCATAATGTTTGTTTGGATACATTTCATTTCGTGATGCATTTGAGTGCCAACACATCGAATAATCCGATAACAGAATTATGAGCACATGAGTGATCTGATAACAGAATTGTGAGCACATGAACGGTCCAATAGCAGAATTGATGAATGATTTAGAATTTTCTTATCGTGGTCTATCGTAGTTCGCTGAAAATATGGAGGACATGATTTATGAATGCTAGGGTATTTTACTTTTATTATAGAACCTGGTAAGGATTTGTAGTCCAACTGAGAAGTTCAAACATCACGACGAAAAGAAATGGGGACAGGAGTTTTAATCAGTTCTCTAATATTCGGTATCTGCTGCCTTATTCTGTTTGTTAATAGCCATAGTATGTCAGTTACCTTTTGGTTAGGAGCTGTTTTGAAACAATATCTTCAGTTAATGTAATTTTGCTTTTGCCTTTTCATATGATgcatttggttttgaaaacacaCCCGATCCGATAAAAGAATTGATGAATGatttataattttgttatcttgGTCTATCGTGATTGTCTTTGTTGGGTAGCTGAAAGCTGAATAACACGAATGAAGAATGCTAGGATATCTACTTTCGGTATAGAATCTAGGATGGATTTGTAGTCCAATTGAAGAAGATCAAACATTTTGatgaaaagaaatggggaaaggaGTTCCCGAGCTTCTAAGTTTTATGGAGTTCTCTAATAATCGATATCTGTTACCTTATTCTGTTTGTCAATAGCCATATTATGTCCGTCACCTTTTGGTCAGGAGTTGTTTTAATGTTATAAGAGAATATACATGAGAGGTCATAAGGAAGATAGTGTAGTCGTGGGGTAAGGTGATCGAATTTGAGGGTCTTTAGAAGGTCTCCCTTTAAAATTAAGAGATGGAGCTTTAGGGCTAAGTGATCCCCTTTTCAATTCTTTATCACATGCTTTCTGATTATCACCCTTTTCATGAGCGGGAGATTGAATTGGAACAAACATATGCGAGAATACTTTGTAAGGAGGAGCTCTGGTAGACATTTCTGCCAATTGTATGAGTATGGTTTATATTCAATTGGATGTTTAGGTATCATTGAAAACAGTTGTACTTGTGTAGTTATAAGGGTGGTTTGAGATATGTATGATGCAATCAGGGTGTTGATTCTTGTTATCTCTCATCCTTTGTAACTTGAGAAAATCAAAAGGAGAAAAAGAGATGTCCTTTCGTTTGTATCAGTGTGTCAGAATCTAATAGGTATCTGGTGCAGTTTCAATTTCTCATGCGaggcttctgttgctgctgcctcaTTGTTTTTAAATGCACTATAGGTTTTCCTTGTGAGGCCAAGTCACTATCCTAGGTTTTCCTTGTGAGGCCAAGTCACTATCCACAACTAGTTGGCTCACTTTGTTTTACTAGGCTATTGATTTTGGTTCAGCACTTGTTTATGTAGTTGAGACTTATGCATCTTCAGATGGTGTGATGTGCAAGATGTTGCCACCTATAGTTAGCCTTATGCATCTTAAGTTGGTATGATGTGCAAGACATTGCAATCTGTTTGGTTGTGGTTGATTGCAATAGTTGATGAAGAAACCCATTCTTATTCCTACTATTACTGTTGCTATTGTAGGGAAAACTGGACAATGTTTGCACATCATTTTATAATGGTGTTGTTTCTTGTTATCTCTCGTCCTTGAAAAAATTGAAAGGACAATAAGAGATGTTGTTTCATGTGTATCAGTGTGCCAGGTTTCCGCTGCAGTTTATTTCTCATGTTAGGCTTTTACTGCTGCTGCCTTGTTGTTTTTAAATGCATTCTACTGTTTTGCGAAGCCAAATCAGTATCAATAAGTAGTTAGCTCACACTGTTTTACTAGGTCATTCAGTTGGTGTGACGTGCAACATCTTGCAGACTGTAGTTTAGACTTGTGCATCTTAAGTTGGTTTGACGAGCAAGACGTTGCAATTTGTTGATTAGGAAATCCATTCCTATTGCAATCTGGGGGGGAAAGCTGGACAATGTCTGTACATTTTAGAATGGGAAATTACAGAAGTTCTCTGCAAATTTCCTTTCTAATATAAATTCTTAGAGAAATGGTGAAAAGTATTTGTAGTTGTAATCTTAACTAGATTGATGGATCCCTAGCACTAAGAAACAATTTTGAGACTTTTCTTAAGCTTGTCAGCAGTAAAgaatctaactaagatcatataCTTCAGAGATTTGGGGTCATATTCTTCTGCAAAATTTTGATACTATTTCATTGTGTGATCCACGAATGTCTACTGGTCAATTTGTGAATCTAAATCCAAAAGATCATACAACAGATACTGCTGCTGACTAGTCTAAAGTTCTAAActaagagtaagaagaataataaaaaaaaaaaaattatccaaaaaaaattttcatttcatgtgTGAAAATTACTCAACAAGATAACTTCATTTCTTGCAATCACAAAAGCACAATTACAACTTGAAATTGAGTCCTCCTTGCCCCAAACCCAACCAGGGGGCCGGTAATGGCATCTCAAGATAACTTCATTTTCTTTAAAGCAGCCTGTCTATTCCACCACATAATCACCATCAAAGGTATCTATCTGACTGTAACTCCACATCaactgaaaaaaaaataaaaaaataaaaacaaagtaaagtaaatggcatCACCTTTTTTTGGTTAATGACCACCGTCTTGTTCTTCAACATCACCATCACGCGCAATACCTTCAGTCAAAGAAGCTAATTTCTGTAGATTCAATCTAACAACAGTATCAGCAAACATCCTTGTATCTTCATCAGTATTACCTTCAGGCACATCAACCGCATATGATTCTAAAACAACCGTCCAGATCTTCTTCTTATTCTGATCATTAAATTCATTGACAGTAGTAATAGATCTGTAATTTCTCAACCTATGTTCACCACCAATGATACTAAAACCAGTAACATGTCTGTCATCATCGAGTATATCTAGCCTCTCAGTGCTTGTTTCAGCTGGTAATCCTGAAATAACGTTGACTTCTCTTAAACATCCAACGCTAAGAGTATTTGAATTtggtgaggatgatgatgaatcgTCTTGTTTAAGAttacaactcttgatgaaatgtttgtAAATTTGTGGTTTATCAAAGCGACGAACAACTTTCCAGACAGTGGCTAATGGTGCGTTTATACGTTGTGATAGAATTGATGAACATTTCCCAGCTCCCTCTGTGTATGTACTGTGATATTCGTTAATTACTGGTTCTAATACTTGAAATTCTTCCCTTGTCAATCCTGCTGGTATTGTTGATGAATCTGCCATTGATAATTAAACTTCTACCTGATAGATTTTTTGATCTACAAAAttggggaaaaaaaaaagatttttcagAGAGGAGTTTCTTGCGGTTAGTTGTGCTATTTTTCATTTGTGTTTGATATATTACGGAGTAGAAATATAAAGATCAAGATAGGGtttattttgaattatttttattatttttattttttctattcaTACGAATTAAATAACTTTTTCAGTATTTAATTCCTTTCTGGGGAATCAAAGAGGTTGCAACTTGCAGGATGTTGATGACGATTAATAATGGAGGTGCTATTTTGTCAACATACTTTTAAAGTGGGTGGACAAAGTTTTCCGAGCTTTATTCCAGTAGTTGATCCAGCCATGAATTGGACTTTATGGCTTCAGATCATATAGAGTTGATTTTGATTACATCAACGATGATACTCGGATAATAAATAACCTCAATATGCTACTATACATCTAAACATGATTAGATTAATTGATTCTAAGGATTATACCATCTACTAACAGGTTGATTCAATTAGAACTTGTAAAATAATTAATTCGACATGTTAGATAGTGTAATTCTTGAATGCGCAATTAACATAGAAACCATAATTCAAGAACCCACCACATCCCTGAGTACATGCATTATTTCATTAAAAGATGGGGATGGTAGGGGCCAAACCCAAGAACATGTCTACCACCATCATGAACAGCCTGTGAAACTAATTTCATCAGAGTAAGGAAGTTGATCAAGAGAGAATTTATCTATCGCGAGATGTAATCTTGGCCGCCACTTATCTAGGCTAACTTAGCCGAACTCTGCagattataaaaaaaagaaaaaaaaaacacatactcCCTCGGTTCTTAAAAAGACAcctttttattttagtctatttaTCAAAAAAATTCAGAATTAGAAAATGCGCGTTACATGATATGATAACATTGAATGGCTATTTTAGAATGCACCTGACGGTCCTAACGTGTATTCTATGGCAACCGTGGCTTACGTGGAACTTGCAAAAAGTCATCCAATCTCTATTTGATGCACAAGTTTATTTTATAAACATTTCTCTCATTCTTGCAGGTTATTGATCTTGGCAATAACCATGGAAGAACAAATTTATCATCAAACTAAAAAACCCCATGTAGTAATCTTTCCTACGCCAGGTATGGGTCATCTCATCCCACTCACTGAGTTAGCCAAACAACTCGCTCACCGTCACAACTTCTCCATTACCCTCATACTTCCGACTATCGGTCCGGCATCCATGGCAATGAAATCCGTCCTCGATCGTCTACCGGAAACCATTACTTCCATTTTGTTATCTCCCGTTAACTTAGACGACCAACCCAAAGATGCTAAAGGTGAAACAAGAATTTCAATTGCCATGGTCCGGTCATTACCTTATCTCCGCGAAGAATTGAAGCGCATAACGTCTAGTAAACGTGTTGCTGCGTTCATCATTGATCTCTTTGGTACTGATGCTTTCGATGTTGTAAATGAATTTGGCATCCCACCATATGTTTTCTTTCCTTGTAATGCTAATGTATTGCAATTACTTTTGAATTTATCTAGTCTTCATGAAAGTTTTTCTGGTGAGTTCAAGGATCTGCCACAACCGCTCTGTCTTCCGGGTTGCGTTCCTATGCCTGGAACTGAACTCATCCCACCGCTTCAAGACAAGAAAGATGATGCATATATGTGGTTTTTACATCACTCTCGGCGGTATAGTTTAGCCGAAGGTATTttgtgttggaaaacgattaataaaaaaataatttttaaaagttttaataaaaaattataatttattgttttattttgtgaatgaaactttttagtcccacatcgtggagtttccaatttttagtagttttaagaaactatataaagcttttagtcccacatcggggagtttttcttcttaagttgtatttgtcaattatataaagaaattcactacttttgtaaaatctatgggaaaggggttgctctatattttagagggacccctaagggaaaatattttatagcggtttttaagcattcgcgattttccttaacggttttttcggagttgccaagctcaagttgagcatttactacatatgctagtagtaggtgtattagggtgttttatcctggagatatccgtcctgtgagggctatagcatcactcttgagtgtagccgggcgctaatgtcttaaggacagcgtgttgaacacgtgactcactctattttccaaagttttgccttgttgctgttgcggagatacggggagcttgttcgtttcgtcaaagcaatcacttccattataaaggagctaagtatcaataacttttgcttatttgatttttatttgtttttgattattgcacccaacaatcttaagacattagattttgtaataatcgaaaacgattgattggtttgtgaatcatggatgttaattgtggagtgaaaaaacaaaaacgaatttctggtcagctgtatagtttcaattttatcttttaatttaGAAAGAATTTccatgaacccttttgacacaacgtagtagacatcctgatagttacccgcgtaaaatttcagaatttttggagttgtaaaagtatttttttgatattttacaaaacagaaaaacgtttctgaaaaattctgacgagcagaaaattgttgttaactaaattaatttttgtggggtaaccatgagttttttgaaacgctgattcaaacgaagtttgtatatatagatgttatcttcaaaactcatattttactttctgatttggaattgtgatttgtgaataaaggtgtcatctccgagggacatggctaatagccgcatgtggttggaaacaaatcttccaaagatggcaaaggtgagaacatcgaacgcaactctaagcatggtcttcatgataaaggtatatttcgtaaacctgaatctggAATTAcattagttaagggtgagtgttatgtttgtaaaatttctggccacgcggcagtaaattgtagacaacataaaaaccttaataagtagaaagttaatgctaatttagttgaaacaaactagaacgagtttggtggcatgatgtcggaagttattttaataaccaatgtgagagactagtaggtggactctggagccaccaagaatgtttgttgaaacagagacctgttcacctcctatcataggataggggatgtcgagaaactcttattgagtaactcatatgcaatagaggttgcataaaaggaaaaggtcgagcagaagctcatatatgtaatattctcacattgaatgaagttttcatgttccgagcatatgcgaaaatcttgtatcttgttctgttgtagatggaaaaatatttaagatcttaattgaatctggaaaacttgttgtaactaggcagtgatattttaagcaagagttataggactttgggtctatataagcttaacggaaaaactgatgatgtgaacgtagttgattcttgtgatatctttgtgtgattgattgttttacgtggtagacttggaaccgtaaacttataagtcaatgcttaactggctagcataggcttcgtacccaaatttagtttggattttgaacacaaaagtgaaatctgtgaagaatcaaaatatgctataaaatcttttagcacaaatattcagagtaattctaagcctttagaattaattcagttaggcctagttgacatgagttcaacccaaaaccactgtggtaaaagatggttataacttccgtagatgattgtacgaggtactatcttgtatacttgcttaggataaggatgacgccttagaagccttaagatgtataaacttgaagttggaaaccaattagaagccttgaacataacaaccgtatccttaaggagatgataatttccatgttgattagttcgggattacctgcggccttgtggggggaggcagtcctcttaactagtatatcctgaataaagtacccttttaagaatcagatgaaactccatatggtttatggaacggtagtgaccttcttatgaatgtgtcaaagtgtgggggcgtttgactaagattgtaattcctcttcctaaaagaactagattgaaaccaaaaatgttgattgtgttttcgtatagggtatattgagtatacttctacaaatagatttttggttgtgtgttctgattttttctgacattggtgtgaatattattatggaatctagggatgctgagttctttgaacatgtttattctaaacctgtacctcattagagatgtgttgttgaccccctagatttatcttcaaatagtcagaacttattttaaaggaagatgaagttgatgttgagcctaagagaagtaaaataattagacttgagacttcttacgaaaccgacttcataacatgcctagcttagtctgagccacagacttgtaaagaagccttaatatctactgaaaccccattctggtaagaagcttcatttagtgaaatggactcagtccgttggaaccagacttgggagctttctagtttacctccaggttgtaagaccatgagatgtaaatgagtctttaagaggaaacgataggtagatgaaactgtggaaaaatattaagctaagttggtagctaaaggctataaactaaaagaaggtgtagatttccttgattctaattcaattgtgacggaaattacttccgttgagatactaattgttattgctgccataaagaacgtagagatacatcagatggatgttaagacagctttttctaaaaccgtgaattaggtaaagaaatttacatagatcaacctgaagactttgtagtgaaaggttgtgaatacaaagtttgtaatttgaaaaatctttgtatggttttcaaataagcacgtaaacagtgacatggaaaatttaatcatgtgataatggatagtggatttaaattaatgaatctgacaagtatgtctacaagtaacttgttaaggatgtctgtgtaattgtatgcttgtatgttgatgatatgcttgatacaaacatagatgtgatcaattccactaaaaacatgcactgaatgagaacattgacttgaaagacttgggcccttttgatgtaatattagggatgaggattagaagataatcaaacatttataagtcttagtcgttctcattatgttgagttgtgcttaagagatacaatcagtctgattgtaaacctgcttgtacttcgtacgattattcttgtagtctcaagaaaaataagggtagtggagtatcttaacttgaatactcaaaagttataggatgtctgatgaatttaatgaactgtaagagtccagacattgcctatattgtgagtaagttaagtggatataattgtagtccagacaagagaattcagatgcactga
Coding sequences within:
- the LOC113275188 gene encoding probable calcium-binding protein CML13; translation: MGKDLSEDQVASMKEAFTLFDTDGDGKIAASELGILMRSLGGNPTQAQLKDIVHQENLTTPFDFPRFLDLMSKHMKPEPFDRQLRDAFKVLDKDSTGFVAVSDLRHVLTSIGEKLEAAEFDEWIREVDVGSDGRIRYDDFILRMVAK
- the LOC113275186 gene encoding abscisic acid receptor PYL1-like, with amino-acid sequence MADSSTIPAGLTREEFQVLEPVINEYHSTYTEGAGKCSSILSQRINAPLATVWKVVRRFDKPQIYKHFIKSCNLKQDDSSSSSPNSNTLSVGCLREVNVISGLPAETSTERLDILDDDRHVTGFSIIGGEHRLRNYRSITTVNEFNDQNKKKIWTVVLESYAVDVPEGNTDEDTRMFADTVVRLNLQKLASLTEGIARDGDVEEQDGGH
- the LOC113275185 gene encoding UDP-glycosyltransferase 72B3-like: MEEQIYHQTKKPHVVIFPTPGMGHLIPLTELAKQLAHRHNFSITLILPTIGPASMAMKSVLDRLPETITSILLSPVNLDDQPKDAKGETRISIAMVRSLPYLREELKRITSSKRVAAFIIDLFGTDAFDVVNEFGIPPYVFFPCNANVLQLLLNLSSLHESFSGEFKDLPQPLCLPGCVPMPGTELIPPLQDKKDDAYMWFLHHSRRYSLAEGILVNTFVDLESSVLKVLMAGKQPGIPTIYPVGPVTSSSSIGRDFDDASGCLQWLDNQPLESVLYVSFGSFGFLSYEQMVELAYGLEISGQRFLWVVKCPAAPTVDASLSKQMSTDPFNFLPDGYLNRIHGSGFLVPSWAPQIQILNHGSTGGFLSHCGWNSTTTMLFFSNYFI